The following are from one region of the Maribacter aquivivus genome:
- a CDS encoding serine hydrolase domain-containing protein gives MDKFTCNLYLITVCQYPNLKLTMKFSQYFRLLALSIILASCSSDSEPTSETGKSGIPPEVTPIPTETYFPPISRANEWETISMETLGWNEDQVSNLYFFLENNNTDAFIILKDGRIVIEKYFGDFKSDDNHAWNSAGKNLTAMLTGIAQEEEFLKITDSTSTYLGEGWSNMPLEQELNITIKNQLTMTTGLDYTVDDIFCTDLECLSYLNDPSTFWYYHNAPYTLLDDVIANATDTDFNSYFSEKIKEPIGMQGLFIKVGYNNIFFSSARSMARFGILNLNQGNWDGTSILSDQSYFNAMTNSSQDLNLSYGYLYWLNGKSSFRLPSTVEEFTGSLIPNAPADMYAGLGLNDQKLYMVPSLDLVVVRLGGASNEELLGPSNFDNELWELINAIIE, from the coding sequence ATGGACAAATTTACTTGTAATCTTTATTTGATTACAGTTTGTCAATACCCAAATCTTAAATTAACCATGAAATTCTCCCAATATTTCAGGCTACTTGCCCTATCAATTATTTTGGCTTCGTGCTCAAGTGATTCTGAACCTACTTCAGAAACTGGCAAAAGTGGCATACCACCAGAGGTAACACCAATACCGACCGAAACTTATTTTCCTCCAATTTCTAGAGCCAATGAGTGGGAAACCATATCTATGGAAACATTAGGTTGGAACGAAGACCAAGTAAGCAACTTATATTTCTTTTTAGAAAATAATAATACCGATGCTTTCATCATCCTGAAGGATGGTAGAATAGTAATCGAAAAATATTTTGGCGATTTTAAATCTGATGATAATCATGCCTGGAATTCTGCTGGAAAAAATTTAACTGCAATGCTTACTGGTATTGCGCAAGAAGAAGAATTTCTCAAAATTACAGATTCTACATCTACTTATTTAGGTGAAGGCTGGTCAAACATGCCTTTAGAACAAGAATTGAATATTACCATAAAAAATCAATTGACCATGACTACTGGTCTAGATTACACAGTTGATGATATTTTTTGCACCGATTTAGAATGCCTTTCATATTTAAATGACCCTAGTACTTTTTGGTATTATCATAATGCACCTTACACGTTATTAGATGATGTCATTGCTAACGCTACCGACACTGATTTTAACTCTTATTTTTCTGAAAAAATTAAAGAGCCTATTGGCATGCAAGGCTTATTTATTAAAGTAGGTTACAATAATATATTCTTTAGTTCTGCGAGAAGTATGGCACGTTTTGGAATTTTAAACTTGAACCAAGGTAATTGGGACGGGACCTCTATTCTTTCTGATCAGAGTTATTTTAATGCGATGACAAATAGTTCTCAAGATTTAAACCTTTCATACGGATATCTATATTGGTTAAATGGTAAAAGTAGTTTTAGACTACCAAGCACTGTAGAAGAGTTTACGGGCAGCTTAATACCCAATGCACCTGCAGATATGTATGCAGGCTTAGGTTTAAATGACCAGAAACTATATATGGTACCAAGCTTAGATTTGGTAGTTGTACGATTAGGTGGTGCTAGTAACGAAGAACTTTTAGGTCCTTCTAATTTTGATAATGAATTATGGGAGCTGATCAATGCCATCATCGAGTAG
- the rimO gene encoding 30S ribosomal protein S12 methylthiotransferase RimO — MRTKTLKKNKINVVTLGCSKNVYDSEVLMGQLKANNKEVVHEEEGNIVVINTCGFIANAKEESVNTILEYVQKKEAGAVDKVFVTGCLSERYKPDLQKEIPNVDEYFGTSELPGLLKALGADYKHELIGERLTTTPKNYAYLKIAEGCDRPCSFCAIPLMRGKHKSTPIEDLVTEAEKLAAKGVKELILIAQDLTYYGLDLYKKRNLAELLEALVKVEGIEWIRLHYAFPAGFPMDVLDVMNREPKVCNYLDIPLQHISDRILKSMRRGTTEAKTTKLLKEFRAAVPEMTIRTTLIVGYPGETEEDFEILKNWVVAMRFERLGCFTYSHEENTHAFSLEDDVPEEVKQERANIIMEIQSQISWELNQKKVGETFRCIIDRKEGNYFIGRTEFDSPDVDNEVLIDAAKHYVKQGEFVNIKITEAADFDLYGEPVVS; from the coding sequence ATGAGGACAAAAACCCTTAAGAAGAACAAAATCAACGTAGTAACACTAGGTTGTTCAAAGAATGTTTATGATTCTGAAGTACTCATGGGCCAGTTAAAGGCTAACAACAAAGAAGTTGTGCATGAAGAAGAAGGAAACATAGTAGTAATTAACACTTGTGGCTTTATTGCTAATGCAAAAGAAGAAAGTGTTAATACCATTTTAGAATATGTTCAAAAGAAAGAAGCTGGTGCTGTAGATAAAGTTTTTGTTACTGGTTGCTTAAGTGAGCGATACAAGCCAGATTTGCAGAAAGAGATTCCGAATGTGGACGAATACTTTGGTACCAGTGAGTTGCCAGGTTTATTGAAAGCACTAGGAGCAGATTATAAACACGAGTTAATAGGTGAGCGTTTAACGACTACACCTAAAAACTATGCGTATTTAAAAATTGCTGAAGGTTGTGATAGACCTTGTTCATTTTGCGCAATTCCTTTAATGCGAGGTAAGCATAAAAGTACACCGATTGAAGATTTGGTGACCGAAGCTGAAAAATTAGCTGCAAAAGGAGTTAAAGAATTAATATTGATTGCTCAAGATTTAACGTATTACGGATTAGATCTTTATAAGAAAAGAAATCTTGCCGAACTTTTAGAAGCTTTGGTAAAGGTTGAAGGAATAGAGTGGATACGTTTACATTATGCATTTCCGGCTGGTTTTCCGATGGATGTGCTAGATGTAATGAATAGAGAACCAAAGGTTTGTAACTATTTAGATATTCCGTTACAGCATATATCTGACCGTATTCTTAAAAGTATGCGTCGTGGTACTACAGAAGCTAAAACCACGAAACTACTTAAGGAGTTTAGAGCTGCAGTACCAGAAATGACGATTAGAACCACTTTGATTGTTGGTTACCCTGGTGAAACTGAAGAAGATTTCGAGATTCTTAAAAACTGGGTAGTTGCTATGCGTTTTGAGCGCTTAGGTTGCTTTACATACAGTCATGAAGAAAATACACATGCGTTTTCATTAGAAGACGATGTGCCAGAAGAGGTGAAACAAGAGCGTGCTAACATCATCATGGAAATTCAATCTCAAATTTCTTGGGAATTGAACCAGAAGAAAGTAGGGGAGACTTTTCGTTGTATTATAGATCGTAAGGAAGGTAACTACTTTATTGGAAGAACAGAATTTGATTCTCCAGATGTTGATAACGAGGTTTTAATAGATGCAGCTAAGCATTATGTGAAGCAAGGTGAGTTTGTGAATATTAAGATCACTGAAGCGGCTGACTTTGACCTTTATGGTGAACCTGTTGTATCCTAA
- a CDS encoding lipid A deacylase LpxR family protein, whose amino-acid sequence MKNYILILFLLPTVLLSQKIDNLASFRDMRSESYFRFNYDNDFFAASDKNYTQGYSFEYANQSLAKNPAHSLFIKPKTSYFTYGLALEHIGYTPSDFVSPDIQIDDRPFAAAIYIKSFVIAIDTISKSRLSQSLSLGIIGPGAFGKEMQTAIHKLIENKTPGGWDNQIQNDLVLNYKMGYEKQVFNFKDIANLQIIASLQLGTLFTNASVGFNATVGLIDHPFSRNGTHSKFKFYAFAQPTVNVVGFDATLQGGIFTNDNPYIISSKNIERLTAQIDYGLILKYRKLYLEYARTTITKEFTSGNTANWGGFKAGFLFN is encoded by the coding sequence ATGAAAAATTATATTCTAATTCTTTTCCTATTACCAACGGTTCTTTTAAGTCAAAAAATAGACAATCTTGCATCCTTCAGAGATATGCGCAGTGAAAGCTATTTCCGATTTAATTATGACAATGATTTCTTCGCTGCATCAGATAAAAATTACACGCAAGGCTATAGTTTTGAATATGCGAATCAGAGCTTAGCCAAGAATCCGGCACACTCTCTATTCATTAAACCAAAGACCAGTTACTTCACTTACGGATTGGCATTAGAGCATATAGGATATACGCCTAGCGATTTTGTTAGTCCCGATATTCAAATTGATGATAGACCCTTTGCTGCTGCTATATATATTAAGAGTTTTGTAATTGCAATAGATACCATTTCTAAATCAAGATTATCTCAATCATTAAGTCTGGGGATTATTGGTCCCGGTGCATTTGGCAAAGAAATGCAAACAGCTATTCATAAACTTATCGAAAACAAAACTCCCGGTGGCTGGGACAATCAAATTCAGAACGATCTTGTACTGAACTATAAAATGGGCTACGAGAAGCAAGTCTTCAATTTTAAAGACATAGCTAATTTACAGATCATAGCGTCATTGCAACTGGGAACACTCTTTACAAATGCATCTGTCGGATTTAATGCTACTGTCGGACTAATAGATCATCCGTTTTCTAGAAATGGTACACATTCGAAGTTTAAATTTTATGCTTTTGCACAGCCCACAGTTAATGTAGTTGGTTTTGATGCCACCTTGCAAGGCGGCATTTTCACCAATGACAATCCTTATATCATTTCTTCGAAAAATATAGAAAGGTTAACCGCACAAATCGACTACGGACTCATACTCAAATACAGGAAACTGTATTTAGAATATGCCAGAACAACAATAACCAAAGAATTCACCTCTGGTAATACAGCCAATTGGGGCGGTTTTAAAGCAGGCTTTCTATTTAATTAG
- a CDS encoding DUF2339 domain-containing protein: MPNNQDQINNLMHKLELLLKKQQDFNIEVNEIRRDIQILRNTQAIKFNEETANQTTKPQEVSIEKEAIVIDRAVEIETPAPTPIEFTAIQEEPKTISEKKIKLPKGKSNLEKFIGENLINKIGILITVIGVGIGAKYSIENNLISPLTRIILGYLVGIGLLGFGFKLKAKYVSYSAVLVSGALAILYFLTYIAYDLYGLFPQMVAFGIMLLFTVFGVVAALSYNKQIIAHIGLVGAYAVPFLLSNDSGNVTALFSYIALINIGLLVISFKKYWKALYYVAFAFTWLIYGSWYAFSSYDEDFSIGFGFLALFFTLFYSTFLAFKLIKSEKFQVADIILIMLNSFIFYGFGIAWLYDYEGGQFYLGLFTLLNALIHFVITVIIFKRKLADRKLFFLTSGFVLTFITIAVPVQLDGNWVTLFWAFEAALLFWIGRTKKVKFYEYLSYILVALAFLSLTMDWAARYSYMNTADEWSLLLNTTFLTSILCVAVFGFMTWIQTKFNTDKPSIVQQIMTFGIPALLVGTLYFAFYLEIEQYWNNAFQLSKIEISSTSSDYPEYNYNLKDFEAIWLILYTMFFISVLSFINIIKIKNKILGIVALGSALLITLLFLTNGLYTLSELRENYITQELTEFYNIGAYNIYIRYISFAFLAFLLFSIYKLAQQKYLKFNYKIPFEILMHTAIIWVTSSELLNWMDMSGSEQSYKLGLSILWGFYALLLIALGIWKKKKYLRIGAIILFSITLIKLFFYDISSLNTISKTIVFVSLGVLLLIISFLYNKYKHIITDETKP; encoded by the coding sequence ATGCCAAACAATCAAGATCAAATAAATAACCTTATGCATAAGTTAGAACTGCTTTTAAAAAAGCAGCAAGACTTTAATATTGAGGTAAATGAAATTCGCAGAGATATTCAAATTCTCAGAAATACTCAGGCGATAAAATTCAACGAAGAGACTGCCAATCAAACAACTAAACCTCAAGAAGTAAGTATTGAAAAAGAGGCTATAGTAATAGATAGAGCCGTAGAAATTGAAACTCCTGCTCCTACTCCTATAGAATTTACTGCTATTCAAGAAGAACCTAAAACGATTTCTGAAAAGAAAATAAAATTACCAAAAGGCAAATCTAATCTTGAGAAATTTATTGGTGAGAATCTTATCAATAAAATAGGGATACTTATTACCGTAATCGGGGTTGGAATTGGCGCAAAATACTCTATCGAAAATAATTTAATTAGTCCGTTAACCAGAATTATACTTGGGTATTTGGTAGGTATTGGCCTATTAGGATTCGGATTTAAGCTAAAAGCAAAATACGTAAGTTATAGCGCTGTTCTAGTAAGTGGTGCTTTAGCTATTCTTTATTTCTTAACCTACATCGCTTATGACCTTTACGGGTTATTTCCGCAGATGGTAGCATTTGGTATTATGCTTTTATTTACCGTTTTTGGGGTGGTAGCCGCACTCAGCTACAACAAGCAGATTATTGCTCATATTGGTCTAGTAGGGGCTTACGCCGTACCTTTTCTTTTAAGTAATGATTCTGGTAATGTTACTGCACTATTTAGTTATATCGCCTTAATTAATATTGGCCTCTTAGTTATTTCATTTAAAAAATATTGGAAGGCCCTCTACTACGTAGCCTTTGCATTCACCTGGCTTATTTATGGATCTTGGTATGCATTCTCTAGCTACGATGAAGATTTCTCTATAGGTTTTGGCTTTTTAGCGCTATTCTTCACATTGTTTTATTCTACGTTTTTAGCGTTTAAATTAATAAAATCTGAAAAATTTCAAGTTGCAGATATTATTTTGATCATGCTGAATTCGTTCATATTTTACGGCTTTGGTATTGCCTGGCTCTATGATTATGAAGGAGGACAGTTTTATTTAGGTTTATTCACCTTATTGAATGCACTTATACACTTTGTGATAACGGTAATTATATTCAAAAGAAAACTAGCTGATCGTAAGTTATTCTTCTTAACCTCTGGGTTTGTACTTACATTTATTACCATAGCTGTACCTGTTCAATTAGACGGTAATTGGGTAACGCTATTTTGGGCTTTCGAAGCCGCTCTACTATTTTGGATCGGTCGTACTAAAAAAGTTAAATTCTATGAATACCTTTCTTATATATTGGTTGCGCTAGCGTTCTTAAGTTTAACAATGGATTGGGCAGCAAGGTACTCTTATATGAATACCGCAGATGAATGGAGCTTATTATTAAACACCACATTTTTGACTTCGATTCTTTGTGTTGCTGTCTTCGGATTCATGACTTGGATTCAAACAAAATTCAACACTGACAAACCGTCAATAGTTCAACAGATAATGACATTTGGTATTCCTGCTTTACTTGTGGGTACACTCTACTTTGCCTTCTATCTTGAAATTGAACAGTATTGGAACAATGCCTTTCAGTTATCTAAAATAGAGATATCAAGTACTTCTAGTGATTACCCAGAATATAATTATAACCTTAAAGATTTTGAAGCTATTTGGTTAATTCTATACACCATGTTTTTTATAAGCGTTCTAAGTTTCATAAATATCATCAAAATTAAAAACAAGATATTAGGAATTGTAGCCCTAGGCTCTGCCCTTTTAATAACTTTATTGTTCCTTACAAACGGACTTTACACCTTAAGTGAGTTACGTGAAAATTACATTACCCAAGAGCTTACTGAATTTTATAATATAGGAGCATATAATATTTACATACGCTATATTTCATTTGCATTTCTTGCATTTCTACTATTCTCCATTTACAAATTAGCACAGCAAAAATATCTAAAGTTCAATTACAAAATTCCGTTTGAAATTCTAATGCATACCGCAATTATATGGGTAACAAGTAGTGAATTGCTAAATTGGATGGATATGTCTGGGTCTGAACAATCTTATAAATTAGGACTTAGTATTCTTTGGGGATTCTATGCTTTACTACTTATCGCTTTGGGTATTTGGAAAAAGAAAAAATACCTGCGTATCGGTGCTATTATACTATTCTCCATCACGTTAATTAAGTTATTCTTCTATGACATTTCATCGTTGAATACCATTTCTAAGACAATCGTTTTTGTATCATTGGGAGTCTTATTATTGATTATTTCATTTCTTTACAACAAATACAAACACATTATTACAGATGAAACTAAACCATAG
- a CDS encoding NAD(P)H-dependent oxidoreductase: MDFKSIAEKRYTTKKFDASKKISESQIEDLKQILKLSPSSINSQPWLFSFVSNKETKDALADASFFNAPKIKDASHLIVFSVQNNLEEFERHVENNLAEGSVNFYKQFVKEQPKEKTINWLSQQVYITLGFFLAACATMKIDSTPMEGIEPDKYKDILKIKDHKVLFSVAIGYRDAEDGNQPEIIGKSRLSTDEVIQSID; this comes from the coding sequence ATGGATTTTAAAAGCATTGCCGAAAAAAGATATACGACCAAAAAGTTTGATGCGTCTAAGAAAATTTCTGAATCGCAAATCGAAGATCTAAAGCAAATTTTAAAACTAAGTCCGTCTTCTATTAATAGTCAGCCATGGTTATTCTCGTTTGTTTCTAATAAAGAAACAAAAGACGCCTTGGCAGATGCCTCATTCTTCAATGCTCCAAAAATTAAAGATGCAAGTCACCTTATAGTTTTTAGTGTTCAAAATAATCTTGAAGAATTTGAACGTCATGTTGAGAATAATTTAGCCGAAGGTTCCGTTAATTTTTATAAGCAATTTGTAAAGGAGCAACCTAAAGAAAAGACAATTAACTGGCTTTCTCAACAAGTATATATTACCCTAGGATTCTTTTTAGCAGCTTGTGCAACTATGAAAATAGATTCTACACCTATGGAAGGTATAGAACCTGATAAGTATAAGGATATTCTAAAAATCAAAGATCACAAAGTCCTATTTTCCGTAGCAATTGGGTATCGTGACGCAGAGGATGGTAATCAGCCAGAAATAATAGGCAAATCTAGACTGTCTACCGATGAAGTAATTCAATCTATTGATTAA
- a CDS encoding DUF3999 family protein, with product MKLNHSFLTIIAFLSISFCFGQMDSYSKKIELKGIDSLWHTIELPNIVFEDINTNISDIRVYGVTATDTIEAPYLHKVSKAENSNSEISFNLINSVNNSKGYFYTYELPQKETINEILLNIEDPNFNWEITLEGSQHQKQWFTILEDYRILSINNDQTNYSFTTLKFSDASFRYYRVLIKSKEKPSLTSVNISKKAKKPAEYRDYDVQSFNVSQEDKKTIIDIDLKNRVPLNLLELTVDDKIDYYRSISIQYLVDSVKTEKGYYHNYSPLATKTLSSMEDNSFQLPSTLAQKLRVIILNNDNQPLKVSNVKLKGYLHTLTTRFTEPATYFLVYGKPYDNFPNYDISKTTVSLPKNITKLDFGSVVEIPKPEIETINPIFENKWWLWVIIGVVILLLGYFTIGMMKKEL from the coding sequence ATGAAACTAAACCATAGTTTTCTAACCATAATTGCCTTTCTGAGCATTTCATTTTGTTTCGGACAAATGGATTCCTACTCTAAAAAAATTGAGTTAAAAGGAATTGATAGTCTTTGGCACACTATTGAATTACCAAATATAGTTTTTGAAGATATTAATACCAACATAAGCGATATTCGTGTATATGGGGTTACCGCTACCGATACTATTGAAGCGCCATACCTTCATAAAGTTTCTAAAGCTGAAAATTCGAATTCAGAGATATCTTTCAACCTTATAAATAGCGTCAATAATTCTAAAGGTTATTTCTACACCTATGAGCTACCCCAGAAAGAAACTATTAACGAGATTCTACTAAACATAGAAGATCCTAATTTTAATTGGGAAATTACACTTGAGGGTAGTCAACATCAGAAACAATGGTTTACTATTCTAGAAGACTATCGTATTTTATCTATTAATAATGACCAGACCAATTATTCGTTTACCACATTAAAGTTTTCAGATGCTAGCTTTAGATATTACAGAGTATTAATAAAGAGTAAAGAAAAACCAAGCTTAACATCTGTAAATATTTCAAAAAAAGCAAAAAAACCTGCCGAATATCGCGATTACGATGTGCAATCTTTTAACGTTTCTCAAGAGGATAAAAAGACAATTATAGATATCGATTTAAAAAACCGTGTACCTCTAAATTTACTAGAGCTGACCGTTGATGATAAAATAGATTACTATAGGTCAATTTCTATTCAATATTTAGTTGATAGTGTAAAAACTGAAAAAGGTTATTATCACAATTACAGTCCTTTAGCTACAAAAACTCTTTCTTCAATGGAAGATAATAGTTTTCAATTACCTAGTACGTTAGCACAAAAACTCCGCGTTATTATTTTAAATAATGACAATCAGCCTTTAAAAGTATCTAATGTAAAACTTAAAGGATATCTGCATACATTGACCACACGTTTTACAGAACCGGCTACCTATTTTCTAGTTTACGGCAAGCCGTATGACAATTTCCCCAATTACGACATATCAAAAACTACGGTTTCTTTACCAAAGAATATTACAAAACTAGATTTTGGTAGCGTAGTAGAAATACCTAAACCAGAAATTGAGACAATCAATCCTATTTTCGAAAACAAATGGTGGTTGTGGGTAATTATTGGTGTGGTAATCTTATTATTAGGGTATTTCACTATTGGGATGATGAAGAAGGAACTTTAG